The following are encoded together in the Thermomonas brevis genome:
- the ispH gene encoding 4-hydroxy-3-methylbut-2-enyl diphosphate reductase: MDVLLANPRGFCAGVDRAIEIVKRTLEVFGAPIYVRHEVVHNKFVVDDLKARGAVFVEELDEVPDGATVIFSAHGVSQAVRAEAERRGLKVFDATCPLVTKVHLEVSRQSRRGRDMVLIGHAGHPEVEGTMGQWRTDGETGEIHLVEDIDDVSALALKQPDNCAYTTQTTLSVDDTRDVIAALKAKYPAIQGPKHDDICYATQNRQDAVRELVRGGCDAVLVVGSPNSSNSNRLRELAEREGAAAWLIDNAGQIDPAWIAGRKRVGVTAGASAPEVLVQGVLERLHALGAPDVRELHGEPENMIFALPKELRRLAD, from the coding sequence ATGGATGTCCTGCTCGCCAACCCTCGCGGCTTCTGCGCCGGCGTCGATCGCGCCATCGAGATCGTCAAGCGCACGCTGGAAGTCTTCGGTGCGCCGATCTACGTGCGCCACGAGGTCGTGCACAACAAGTTCGTGGTCGACGACCTGAAGGCGCGCGGCGCGGTGTTCGTCGAGGAACTCGATGAAGTGCCGGATGGCGCCACCGTCATCTTCAGCGCCCACGGCGTCTCGCAGGCGGTGCGCGCCGAGGCCGAGCGGCGCGGCCTCAAGGTGTTCGACGCCACCTGCCCGCTGGTCACCAAGGTGCATCTGGAAGTCAGCCGGCAGAGCCGCCGCGGCCGCGACATGGTGCTGATCGGCCATGCCGGCCATCCCGAGGTGGAAGGCACGATGGGGCAGTGGCGCACCGACGGCGAAACCGGCGAGATCCACCTGGTCGAGGACATCGACGACGTTTCCGCGCTGGCGCTGAAGCAGCCGGACAACTGCGCCTACACCACCCAGACCACGCTCAGCGTGGACGACACCCGCGACGTCATCGCCGCGCTGAAGGCCAAGTACCCGGCCATCCAGGGGCCGAAGCACGACGACATCTGCTACGCCACCCAGAACCGTCAGGACGCCGTGCGCGAGCTGGTGCGCGGAGGCTGCGACGCGGTGCTGGTGGTCGGGTCGCCGAACAGCTCCAACTCCAACCGCCTGCGCGAGCTGGCCGAGCGCGAGGGCGCGGCGGCGTGGCTGATCGACAACGCCGGGCAGATCGACCCGGCCTGGATCGCCGGTCGCAAGCGGGTCGGCGTCACCGCCGGCGCCTCGGCCCCGGAAGTGCTGGTGCAGGGCGTGTTGGAGCGGCTGCACGCGCTGGGCGCGCCGGACGTGCGCGAACTGCACGGGGAACCGGAAAACATGATCTTCGCCCTGCCCAAGGAGCTGCGGCGGCTGGCGGATTGA
- the radA gene encoding DNA repair protein RadA, with protein sequence MAKPAATTSAPKRRTAYVCSECGADYAKWQGQCEACGAWNTLAEIALETAAQAKSPASRRGGWAGKVDAPKITALADVRLDAQARASTGIGEFDRVLGGGLAEGAVVLVGGDPGIGKSTLLLQALAKMAPALPGLYVTGEESLAQVAGRAQRLGLPLEGLQALAETCVERILEHAVTARPRLLVADSIQTLWTETLTAAPGSVSQVREAAARLVRYAKETGTAVFLVGHVTKEGGIAGPRVLEHMVDAVLYFEGDSGSRFRVLRAFKNRFGAVNELGVFAMSDGGLREVSNPSAIFLSGMGAPQPGSCVMVTREGTRPLLVEVQALVDASPLSNPRRVVVGLEGNRLAMLLAVLHRHGGVMVGDQDVFVNVVGGIRVQETAADLPVLLAVLSSLRDAPLAEKTIAFGEVGLSGEIRPVPNGEERLKEAATHGFKRAIVPKANAPKSGSYKGMEVVAVERLADALDVAG encoded by the coding sequence ATGGCCAAGCCCGCCGCAACCACATCCGCCCCGAAGCGCCGCACCGCCTACGTCTGCTCCGAGTGCGGCGCCGACTACGCCAAGTGGCAGGGCCAGTGCGAAGCCTGCGGCGCCTGGAACACGCTGGCGGAGATCGCGCTGGAAACCGCCGCGCAGGCGAAGTCGCCGGCCTCGCGCCGCGGCGGCTGGGCCGGCAAGGTGGACGCGCCGAAGATCACCGCGCTCGCCGACGTGCGCCTCGATGCGCAGGCGCGCGCATCCACTGGAATCGGCGAGTTCGACCGCGTGCTCGGCGGCGGCCTGGCCGAAGGCGCGGTGGTGCTGGTCGGCGGCGATCCCGGCATCGGCAAATCCACGCTGCTGCTGCAGGCGCTGGCGAAGATGGCGCCGGCGCTGCCGGGGCTGTACGTGACCGGCGAGGAATCGCTGGCACAGGTGGCCGGTCGCGCGCAGCGGCTCGGGCTGCCGCTGGAGGGCTTGCAGGCGCTGGCCGAAACCTGCGTCGAACGCATTCTGGAACACGCGGTGACGGCCAGGCCGCGCCTGCTGGTGGCCGACTCCATCCAGACGCTGTGGACGGAAACCCTGACCGCCGCGCCCGGCTCGGTGTCGCAGGTGCGCGAGGCGGCGGCGCGGCTGGTCCGCTACGCCAAGGAAACCGGCACCGCCGTGTTCCTGGTCGGCCACGTGACCAAGGAGGGCGGCATCGCCGGCCCGCGCGTGCTGGAGCACATGGTCGATGCGGTGCTGTATTTCGAGGGCGATTCCGGCAGCCGCTTCCGCGTGCTGCGCGCGTTCAAGAACCGCTTCGGCGCGGTCAACGAACTGGGCGTGTTCGCGATGTCCGATGGCGGCCTGCGCGAAGTGTCGAACCCGTCCGCGATCTTCCTGTCCGGCATGGGCGCGCCGCAGCCCGGCAGCTGCGTGATGGTGACGCGCGAGGGCACCCGGCCGCTGCTGGTGGAAGTGCAGGCGCTGGTCGATGCCTCGCCGCTGTCCAACCCGCGCCGCGTCGTCGTCGGGCTGGAAGGCAACCGGTTGGCGATGCTGCTGGCGGTGCTGCACCGCCACGGCGGGGTGATGGTGGGCGACCAGGACGTGTTCGTGAACGTGGTCGGCGGCATCCGCGTGCAGGAAACCGCCGCCGACCTGCCGGTGCTGCTGGCGGTGCTGTCCTCGCTGCGCGACGCGCCGCTGGCGGAGAAAACCATCGCATTCGGCGAAGTGGGCCTCAGCGGCGAAATCCGCCCGGTGCCGAACGGCGAGGAGCGTCTGAAGGAAGCGGCGACGCACGGCTTCAAGCGCGCCATCGTGCCGAAAGCCAACGCGCCGAAGTCCGGCAGCTACAAGGGCATGGAGGTCGTCGCGGTCGAGCGGCTGGCCGACGCGCTGGACGTGGCGGGCTGA
- a CDS encoding DHA2 family efflux MFS transporter permease subunit: MGLPPGREATAAPSDFRPPNVALTTLGLALASFMQVLDTTIANVSLPAISGNLGGSANQATWVITSFAVSTAIALPLTGWMTRKFGERKLFMWSTLAFVMASFLCGIAHSMGLLVVARALQGFVAGPMYPVTQALLLSIYPPARRGQAIALLAMVTVVAPIAGPILGGWITDNYSWEWIFFINIPIGIFASTVVGRQLKGRPERLEKPKMDYVGLATLVLGVGALQVLLDLGNDEDWFASPTIVMLAIVSAIALAVFVIWELTDKDPIVNLRLFRHRNFRSGTIAMTVAYGAFFSVGILVPLWLQRNLGYTAIWAGFATAPIGILPVILTPFVGKYANRFDLRLLASFAFVAMSLTSFARSHFNLDVDFHHVALVQLFQGLGVALFFMPVLQILLSDLEPHEIAAGSGLATFVRTLGGSFAASLTTYAWSERGAVHHAHMTERVSGLDPDAMQAVAQYGGGDLQRGAAVLERMISNQAAQIGFNEIFHLLGIIFLGVILFVWLAKPPFGAKTGGAPAGGGH; this comes from the coding sequence ATGGGCCTGCCGCCCGGCCGCGAGGCCACGGCCGCGCCGTCCGACTTCCGCCCGCCCAACGTCGCGCTGACCACGCTGGGGCTCGCGCTGGCCAGCTTCATGCAGGTGCTGGACACCACCATCGCCAACGTCTCGCTGCCGGCCATCTCCGGCAACCTCGGCGGCAGCGCCAACCAGGCGACGTGGGTGATCACCTCGTTCGCGGTCAGCACCGCGATCGCCCTGCCGCTGACCGGCTGGATGACCCGCAAGTTCGGCGAACGCAAGCTGTTCATGTGGTCGACGCTGGCGTTCGTGATGGCCTCGTTCCTGTGCGGCATCGCCCACAGCATGGGCCTGCTGGTGGTGGCGCGCGCGCTGCAGGGCTTCGTGGCCGGGCCGATGTACCCGGTGACGCAGGCGCTGCTGCTGTCGATCTATCCGCCCGCGCGGCGCGGCCAAGCCATCGCGCTGCTGGCGATGGTCACGGTGGTCGCGCCCATCGCCGGCCCGATCCTCGGCGGCTGGATCACCGACAACTACAGCTGGGAATGGATCTTCTTCATCAACATTCCCATCGGCATCTTCGCCAGCACCGTGGTCGGCCGGCAGCTGAAGGGCCGGCCCGAGCGGCTGGAGAAGCCGAAGATGGACTACGTCGGCCTGGCCACGCTGGTGCTCGGCGTGGGCGCGCTGCAGGTGCTGCTGGACCTCGGCAACGACGAGGACTGGTTCGCCTCGCCCACCATCGTGATGCTGGCCATCGTGTCGGCGATCGCACTGGCGGTGTTCGTGATCTGGGAGCTGACCGACAAGGACCCCATCGTCAACCTGCGCCTGTTCCGCCACCGCAACTTCCGTTCCGGCACCATCGCGATGACCGTGGCCTACGGCGCGTTCTTCAGCGTCGGCATCCTGGTGCCGCTGTGGCTGCAGCGCAACCTCGGCTACACCGCCATCTGGGCCGGCTTCGCCACCGCGCCGATCGGCATCCTGCCGGTGATCCTGACCCCGTTCGTCGGCAAGTACGCCAACCGCTTCGACCTGCGCCTGCTCGCCAGCTTCGCCTTCGTGGCGATGTCGCTGACCAGCTTCGCGCGCTCGCACTTCAACCTCGACGTGGACTTCCACCACGTGGCGCTGGTGCAGCTGTTCCAAGGGCTGGGCGTGGCGCTGTTCTTCATGCCGGTCTTGCAGATCCTGCTGTCCGATCTGGAGCCGCACGAGATCGCGGCGGGCTCGGGCCTGGCCACCTTCGTGCGCACGCTGGGCGGCAGCTTCGCCGCCTCGCTGACCACCTACGCCTGGAGCGAGCGCGGCGCGGTCCACCACGCGCACATGACCGAGCGGGTGTCCGGCCTCGACCCCGACGCGATGCAGGCCGTGGCGCAGTACGGCGGCGGCGACCTCCAGCGCGGCGCGGCGGTGCTGGAACGGATGATCTCCAACCAGGCCGCGCAGATCGGCTTCAACGAGATCTTCCACCTGCTCGGAATCATCTTCCTCGGCGTGATCCTGTTCGTGTGGCTGGCGAAGCCGCCGTTCGGGGCCAAGACCGGCGGCGCGCCCGCGGGTGGCGGGCACTGA
- a CDS encoding efflux RND transporter periplasmic adaptor subunit gives MTTETTPNTSAGKGAPLPASQSSLKPANGKRKRALLILLVAVLVLGAAWLAYYLLVARWHQDTDDAYVQGNIVSVTAQTPGTVVAINADDGMRVKAGQVLVQLDPNDAQVAFEQAEANLAATVRQVRGLYSSVDAAQADIAAREVAVAQARADVARRSGLVASGAVSSEELAHAQAQLKAAEAALSASSGQLSRSRALVDATTVASQPQVQAAAAQLRQAYLNLQRAAVVAPIDGYVAKRSVQLGQRVQPGGPLMAVIPLEQVWVDANFKETQLHNMRLGQPVKLTADVYGSDVEFDGKLVSLGLGTGSAFALLPAQNASGNWIKIVQRIPVRIQLDPKQLREHPLRLGMSMSADVSVRDQGGAVLPATPADKPVLTTDAYARQLHDADALIEKTIAGNLPQNRKS, from the coding sequence ATGACCACCGAAACCACTCCGAACACGTCCGCCGGCAAGGGCGCCCCGCTGCCCGCCTCGCAGAGTTCGCTCAAGCCCGCCAACGGCAAGCGCAAGCGCGCGCTGCTGATCCTGCTGGTCGCCGTGCTGGTGCTGGGCGCCGCCTGGCTGGCCTACTACCTGCTGGTGGCGCGCTGGCACCAGGACACCGACGACGCCTATGTGCAGGGCAACATCGTCAGCGTCACCGCGCAGACGCCGGGCACCGTGGTGGCGATCAACGCCGACGACGGCATGCGGGTGAAAGCCGGCCAGGTGCTGGTGCAGCTCGACCCGAACGACGCCCAGGTCGCCTTCGAGCAGGCCGAAGCCAACCTCGCCGCCACCGTGCGCCAGGTGCGCGGCCTGTACAGCAGCGTGGACGCCGCGCAGGCCGACATCGCCGCGCGCGAAGTGGCGGTGGCGCAGGCGCGCGCCGACGTGGCCCGCCGCAGCGGGCTGGTCGCCAGCGGCGCGGTGTCGTCCGAGGAACTGGCCCACGCGCAGGCGCAGCTGAAGGCCGCGGAAGCCGCGCTGTCGGCCTCCAGCGGGCAGTTGTCGCGCAGCCGCGCGCTGGTCGATGCCACCACCGTGGCCAGCCAGCCGCAGGTGCAGGCCGCCGCCGCGCAGCTGCGGCAGGCCTACCTGAATCTGCAGCGCGCCGCCGTCGTCGCTCCGATCGACGGCTACGTCGCCAAGCGCAGCGTGCAGTTGGGCCAGCGCGTGCAGCCGGGCGGCCCGCTGATGGCGGTGATCCCGCTGGAGCAGGTGTGGGTGGACGCCAACTTCAAGGAAACCCAGCTGCACAACATGCGCCTGGGCCAGCCGGTGAAGCTCACCGCCGACGTCTACGGCAGCGACGTGGAGTTCGACGGCAAGCTGGTCAGTCTGGGCCTCGGCACCGGCAGCGCGTTCGCCCTGCTGCCGGCGCAGAACGCCAGCGGCAACTGGATCAAGATCGTCCAGCGCATCCCGGTGCGCATCCAGCTCGATCCTAAGCAGCTGCGCGAGCATCCGCTGCGCCTGGGCATGAGCATGTCGGCCGACGTCAGCGTGCGCGACCAGGGCGGCGCGGTGCTGCCGGCCACGCCCGCAGACAAGCCGGTGCTGACCACCGACGCCTACGCCCGGCAATTGCACGACGCCGACGCGCTGATCGAAAAGACCATCGCCGGCAACCTGCCGCAGAACCGCAAGTCCTGA
- a CDS encoding efflux transporter outer membrane subunit, giving the protein MSRSLPLAAALAGVLLVSGCASTGDLQPASAPVDPAGYALARSLAGAPLSDAAFPNRDWWRALGDPQLDALVDEALRGTPSLAAADARVRKAQAQAGLADAARKPTLGGSAQYAVAQLPEGLAGDEIGGQLMHNAVLMVNFDWPLDVWGGKRAEYEAALDQTHALQVEAQAARLALAANVARGYVALAQAFDALDVANREQARSERLLQLAKQRVDAGLDNRIALRNTETMIATAKAQGGAAQQQIDALRNALAALLGQGPDRGLAIARPQLLKAPAPALPSALPSELLGHRPDVVAARWRVEAAAQGIRTAKASFKPSIDLSGLVGLASTGFSDLFRSDSLLGFGGPAISLPIFDGGRLRNNLAARDADYDLAVADYDATAVQALHDVVDALQAIRSLDEQGASLQQAQAAASSALDLAQARYKAGLGTQLDVLAAQKPLLQIEQQAAGLRAQRYAAGIDLNRALGGGLEVASPNTTASN; this is encoded by the coding sequence ATGTCCCGATCCCTCCCCCTCGCCGCCGCCCTCGCCGGCGTTCTGCTGGTTTCCGGCTGCGCCAGTACCGGCGACTTGCAGCCGGCGTCCGCCCCCGTTGATCCCGCCGGCTACGCGCTGGCGCGCAGCCTCGCCGGTGCGCCGCTGAGCGACGCAGCCTTCCCGAACCGGGACTGGTGGCGCGCGCTGGGCGACCCGCAGCTGGACGCGCTGGTCGACGAAGCCCTGCGCGGCACGCCCTCGCTGGCGGCGGCCGACGCTCGCGTGCGCAAGGCCCAGGCGCAGGCCGGGCTGGCAGACGCCGCGCGCAAGCCGACCCTCGGCGGCAGCGCGCAGTACGCGGTGGCGCAGCTGCCGGAAGGCCTGGCCGGCGACGAGATCGGCGGTCAGCTGATGCACAACGCCGTGCTGATGGTGAACTTCGACTGGCCGCTGGACGTCTGGGGCGGCAAGCGCGCCGAGTACGAGGCCGCGCTCGACCAGACCCACGCGCTGCAGGTCGAGGCGCAGGCCGCGCGGCTGGCGCTGGCGGCCAACGTGGCGCGCGGCTACGTGGCGCTGGCGCAGGCGTTCGATGCGCTGGACGTCGCCAACCGCGAGCAGGCGCGCAGCGAGCGCCTGCTGCAATTGGCGAAGCAGCGCGTCGATGCCGGCCTCGACAACCGCATCGCGCTGCGCAACACCGAAACCATGATCGCCACCGCCAAGGCGCAGGGCGGCGCCGCGCAGCAGCAGATCGACGCGCTGCGCAACGCGTTGGCGGCGCTGCTGGGGCAAGGACCGGATCGCGGCCTCGCGATCGCGCGTCCGCAGCTGCTGAAGGCCCCCGCGCCCGCGCTGCCGTCCGCGCTCCCCAGCGAACTGCTGGGCCATCGCCCCGACGTGGTGGCGGCGCGCTGGCGGGTGGAAGCCGCCGCGCAGGGCATCAGGACGGCCAAGGCCAGCTTCAAGCCGAGCATCGACCTGAGCGGACTGGTCGGGCTCGCCTCGACCGGCTTCTCCGATCTGTTCCGCAGCGATTCCCTGCTCGGCTTCGGCGGCCCGGCGATCAGCCTGCCGATCTTCGACGGCGGCCGCCTGCGCAACAACCTGGCCGCGCGCGACGCCGACTACGACCTCGCGGTCGCCGACTACGACGCCACCGCCGTGCAGGCCCTGCACGACGTGGTCGACGCGCTGCAGGCGATCCGCTCGCTGGACGAACAGGGCGCCTCGCTGCAACAGGCGCAGGCCGCCGCCAGCTCCGCGCTGGACCTCGCGCAGGCGCGCTACAAGGCGGGCCTGGGCACCCAGCTCGACGTGCTCGCCGCGCAGAAGCCGCTGTTGCAGATCGAACAGCAAGCTGCCGGCCTGCGCGCGCAGCGCTACGCCGCCGGCATCGACCTGAACCGCGCCCTCGGCGGCGGGCTCGAGGTCGCATCCCCCAACACCACCGCATCGAACTGA
- a CDS encoding MarR family winged helix-turn-helix transcriptional regulator: MHEHATPAEACSGSALGLLFRQVRDAMWARMERELAAAGHDLTFSQFIAIKKLATGTAGVTDLARAADLNPGAMTRLLDKLEARGLLVRVADPSDRRALHIHLTDAGRKLWGDVDQCGRRVRERALHGMDDATRTLLTGLLEQVRDNLLSTD, translated from the coding sequence ATGCACGAACACGCCACCCCCGCCGAAGCCTGCAGCGGTTCCGCCCTGGGCCTGCTGTTCCGCCAGGTCCGCGACGCCATGTGGGCGCGGATGGAGCGGGAGCTGGCCGCCGCCGGCCACGACCTGACCTTCAGCCAGTTCATCGCGATCAAGAAGCTCGCCACCGGCACTGCCGGCGTCACCGACCTCGCCCGCGCCGCCGACCTCAACCCCGGCGCGATGACCCGCCTGCTGGACAAGCTGGAAGCCCGCGGCCTGCTGGTGCGCGTGGCCGATCCCAGCGACCGCCGCGCCCTGCACATCCACCTCACCGACGCCGGCCGCAAGCTCTGGGGCGACGTCGACCAGTGCGGCCGGCGCGTGCGCGAACGCGCGTTGCACGGCATGGACGACGCCACGCGTACCCTGCTGACCGGCCTGCTCGAGCAGGTGCGCGACAACCTCCTTTCCACGGACTGA
- a CDS encoding cytochrome C assembly family protein: protein MALTFLAIALYLIAAGWLVLSERADRDTASRGWLLPADAAVLLHGLTHYLAWRQSGATDLHFFSAMSLVGLGMAALTALVGASGRMRALGVVVFPLSAVVLLAYRLYGHATQPEPLDWRLLLHAWLALLAYATLALAAVLAIFLWLQERALRRREFHAWLRALPPLTELETLLFRTIAVGFVLLTATLLTGVLFVENLLAQHLVHKTVLSLLSWLAFGALLLGRWRRGWRGAIAVRWTLAAMALLVLAFFGSKFVLELVLHRTA, encoded by the coding sequence ATGGCTCTCACTTTCCTCGCCATCGCGCTCTACCTGATCGCCGCCGGCTGGCTGGTGCTGTCCGAACGCGCCGACCGCGACACGGCCAGCCGCGGCTGGCTGCTGCCGGCCGATGCGGCCGTGCTCCTGCACGGGCTGACCCACTACCTGGCCTGGCGCCAGAGCGGCGCCACCGACCTGCACTTCTTCTCCGCGATGTCGCTGGTCGGGCTGGGCATGGCCGCCCTGACCGCGCTGGTCGGCGCCAGCGGGCGGATGCGCGCGCTGGGCGTGGTGGTGTTTCCGCTGTCCGCCGTCGTCCTGCTGGCCTACCGCCTGTACGGCCATGCCACCCAGCCGGAACCGCTGGACTGGCGCTTGCTGCTGCACGCCTGGCTGGCGCTGCTGGCCTACGCCACGCTGGCGCTGGCGGCGGTGCTGGCGATCTTCCTGTGGCTGCAGGAGCGCGCCCTGCGCCGGCGCGAATTCCACGCATGGCTGCGCGCGCTGCCGCCGCTGACCGAGCTGGAAACCCTGCTGTTCCGCACCATTGCGGTCGGCTTCGTGCTGCTCACCGCCACCCTGCTGACCGGCGTGCTGTTCGTCGAGAACCTGCTGGCCCAGCATCTGGTGCACAAGACCGTGCTCAGCCTGCTGTCCTGGCTGGCGTTCGGCGCGCTGCTGCTGGGCCGCTGGCGGCGCGGCTGGCGCGGCGCCATCGCGGTGCGCTGGACGCTGGCGGCGATGGCGCTGCTGGTGCTGGCCTTCTTCGGCAGCAAGTTCGTGCTGGAGCTGGTGCTGCACCGCACCGCCTGA
- the moeB gene encoding molybdopterin-synthase adenylyltransferase MoeB: MTDPALELQPEDALRRVRDGVRLLDVRGDGERAAGMAEGAVGIGLAQLLADPARWLEDPGVETGLICASGVRTRNAVLRLRALGYAGVWSIAGGTRQWAQAGLPMTEAQESPGFLERYSRHLLLPDVGLAGQRRLRDARVALIGAGGLGSPVALYLAAAGVGTLTLIDHDHVDRSNLQRQVLHSEADIGRPKVASARDRLLALNPDLRIEERPVRLAASNVEPLLAGHDVVVDGSDNFSTRYLANDACARLHLPLVYGAVERFRGQASVFWPGPDTPHGCYRCVFPQPPPPELAPNCAEAGVLGVLPGLVGMLQATETLKLLLGIGAPLLGTLLCVDALGMQFERIPLGRDPECPACGKGSAGNSYADLPEVCSAE, from the coding sequence ATGACCGATCCCGCGCTGGAACTGCAACCGGAGGACGCGCTGCGGCGCGTGCGCGACGGCGTGCGGCTGCTGGACGTGCGCGGGGACGGCGAGCGCGCGGCGGGCATGGCGGAAGGTGCGGTCGGCATCGGGCTCGCGCAGTTGCTGGCCGATCCCGCCCGCTGGCTGGAGGACCCCGGCGTCGAAACCGGACTGATCTGCGCCAGCGGCGTGCGCACCCGCAATGCGGTGCTGCGGCTGCGCGCGCTCGGCTACGCCGGGGTCTGGTCGATCGCGGGCGGCACCCGGCAGTGGGCGCAGGCCGGGCTGCCGATGACGGAAGCGCAGGAATCGCCCGGGTTCCTCGAACGCTATTCGCGCCACCTGCTGCTGCCCGACGTCGGCCTGGCCGGGCAGCGACGCCTGCGCGATGCGCGGGTCGCGCTGATCGGCGCAGGCGGCCTCGGTTCGCCGGTGGCGCTTTACCTCGCCGCCGCCGGCGTCGGCACGCTGACCCTGATCGACCACGACCACGTCGATCGCAGCAACCTGCAGCGGCAGGTGCTGCATAGCGAGGCCGACATCGGCCGGCCCAAGGTGGCCTCCGCGCGCGACCGCCTGCTTGCGCTCAACCCCGACCTGCGCATCGAGGAACGCCCGGTCCGGCTGGCCGCCAGCAACGTCGAACCGCTGCTGGCCGGGCACGACGTGGTGGTGGACGGCAGCGACAATTTTTCCACCCGCTACCTCGCCAACGACGCCTGCGCGCGGCTGCATCTCCCGCTGGTCTACGGCGCGGTCGAGCGCTTCCGCGGCCAGGCCAGCGTGTTCTGGCCGGGCCCGGACACGCCGCACGGCTGCTATCGCTGCGTGTTCCCGCAGCCGCCGCCGCCCGAACTCGCGCCGAACTGCGCGGAAGCGGGCGTGCTGGGTGTGCTGCCCGGCCTAGTCGGCATGCTGCAGGCCACCGAGACGCTGAAGCTGCTGCTCGGCATCGGCGCGCCGCTGCTGGGGACGCTGCTCTGCGTCGATGCGCTCGGCATGCAGTTCGAACGCATCCCGCTGGGGCGCGATCCGGAGTGCCCGGCCTGCGGCAAGGGCAGCGCCGGGAACAGCTACGCCGATCTGCCCGAGGTCTGCTCGGCGGAATGA
- a CDS encoding ribonucleotide reductase subunit alpha — protein sequence MNLATFHDLLDAARRQPEPQRLLFVFARVELPEHATDAQRERFDRREGGTISPCLCVDKAPDEIAGFDALAAESETTGQAWDIVFVGSLSGRAGVAPSADEAAQPLRFMVNAINNGRVGDFAAFDRQGDALQFG from the coding sequence ATGAACCTCGCCACCTTCCACGATCTCCTCGACGCAGCCCGACGCCAGCCCGAGCCGCAGCGGCTGCTGTTCGTGTTCGCGCGGGTGGAGCTTCCGGAACACGCCACGGATGCGCAGCGCGAGCGCTTCGACCGGCGCGAGGGCGGCACGATCTCGCCCTGCCTGTGCGTGGACAAGGCGCCGGACGAAATCGCCGGCTTCGACGCGCTGGCCGCGGAATCCGAAACCACCGGCCAGGCTTGGGACATCGTGTTCGTGGGCAGCCTGTCCGGCCGCGCCGGCGTCGCGCCCAGCGCCGACGAGGCGGCGCAGCCCCTGCGCTTCATGGTCAATGCGATCAACAACGGCCGTGTCGGCGACTTCGCCGCCTTCGACCGCCAGGGGGATGCGTTGCAGTTCGGCTGA